One genomic region from Paramicrobacterium agarici encodes:
- a CDS encoding DUF5719 family protein, which produces MRKHLRFSMRMGAGAVTVLALAVIAAAALIVDVPTYRADATPVTVTPEAADQVRVCPGSLLEVGQEASAATALTRLGDPSRAASASGDTGIDASTIAAPGVSGDAPGPATLTLPASGDAGTMGASQSQSVGTETIAGFAAAECQETRSDMWFVAGSTDVGRTSLVMLNNPTGVDAMVDIAVVGENGAIDSPNGIGILVEAGSQKVVPLAGIAPNTVTPVVHVTSTGTDIQAWVQHSSIRGLIPAGVEMAGHGTDPSESTTIPGVQIYAEQPTIDTQEYDDRRPSLRIYAPSGAPAHVSATVTDEAGAEVSTFAVDVAADTVGEYPLTDLKPGRYSIQIDATEPVVAGARTSVADDKSGDFAWFASAPPLESPFVVDAAPGPGRSLVLHNASATETTADIGSESVTIAAGATYTHALDGPVVVTPESPLSAAVTYAGGDSVSSFTITAPKPASEPVDVYVR; this is translated from the coding sequence ATGCGTAAGCACCTGCGATTCAGCATGCGCATGGGCGCGGGAGCGGTGACGGTGCTCGCACTCGCTGTCATTGCCGCGGCCGCGCTGATCGTCGACGTTCCGACGTACCGGGCCGACGCGACTCCAGTCACGGTGACGCCCGAAGCCGCTGATCAGGTGCGCGTGTGCCCGGGGAGCCTGCTCGAGGTCGGACAGGAGGCGAGCGCGGCGACCGCACTCACGCGCTTGGGCGATCCGTCGCGCGCGGCCTCGGCATCGGGAGACACCGGCATCGACGCGTCCACGATCGCCGCGCCCGGCGTCAGTGGTGACGCTCCAGGACCTGCGACTCTCACGCTCCCGGCATCCGGCGACGCGGGAACCATGGGGGCAAGCCAGTCGCAGTCTGTCGGCACAGAGACGATCGCGGGCTTCGCCGCGGCCGAGTGCCAGGAGACACGCTCCGACATGTGGTTCGTCGCCGGGTCGACCGATGTCGGGCGCACGAGCCTCGTCATGCTCAACAACCCCACGGGAGTCGACGCGATGGTCGATATCGCGGTCGTCGGAGAGAACGGGGCGATCGACAGCCCCAACGGAATCGGCATTCTCGTCGAAGCAGGCTCGCAAAAAGTTGTTCCTCTGGCCGGGATTGCGCCGAACACCGTGACTCCCGTCGTGCACGTGACGAGCACGGGAACCGATATTCAGGCGTGGGTTCAGCATTCGTCGATCCGCGGTCTCATTCCCGCTGGTGTCGAGATGGCCGGGCACGGAACCGACCCGTCCGAGTCGACGACGATTCCCGGCGTGCAAATCTACGCGGAACAGCCGACGATCGATACGCAGGAGTACGACGATCGGCGGCCGTCGCTTCGCATCTATGCGCCGAGTGGAGCTCCCGCGCATGTCTCGGCTACGGTGACTGACGAAGCGGGCGCCGAAGTCTCGACGTTCGCTGTCGATGTCGCCGCGGACACCGTGGGAGAGTATCCGCTCACCGACCTCAAGCCGGGGCGCTACAGCATCCAGATCGACGCCACAGAACCCGTCGTCGCAGGCGCGCGCACAAGCGTCGCCGACGACAAGAGCGGTGATTTCGCCTGGTTCGCATCGGCTCCGCCACTCGAATCGCCATTTGTCGTCGACGCCGCACCTGGTCCAGGACGGAGCCTCGTTCTGCACAACGCAAGCGCGACCGAGACCACCGCAGACATCGGGTCAGAGTCCGTGACGATCGCGGCCGGGGCCACCTACACGCACGCGCTGGACGGGCCGGTCGTCGTGACGCCGGAGTCGCCGCTCTCGGCGGCCGTGACCTACGCAGGCGGAGACTCCGTGTCGTCGTTCACGATCACCGCGCCGAAGCCGGCATCGGAACCCGTCGACGTCTATGTGCGATGA
- a CDS encoding glycosyltransferase family 2 protein — METRVTALVVAHRDVEHLRRTLDALDSQTRRADAVVAIAFDASDEVRRLLEERPIDRLLTSKEQLTFGRALAEGERTLEDPRGDDDFLWLLAQDNAPLPHALEQLLARFETAPSAAVAGPKLVDWNDASRLRGIGETMTTRGKTVTYVDDQLDQGQYDTMSDVLAVASPGMLVRHTVWREVDGFDPALGPIDDGLDFCVRARLTGRRVVLAPRAVVAVSGDGIAGAPRSRRWSVKQRRARLSRTAELHRRLVYAPRVSLFWHWVLLIPLAVARSIALLIRKQPELIAAEFRAAAWVVFGGTHVAAARKRLAAAKTVGWSTLNDLKMSSREVARRKRLEREDGVPLGAVERSDLRFFTGGGGWIVLASLVTGAILFIRFVPATTLAGGALLPLSGDVWSLWQNVGYGWRSVGDGFVGAADPFAVVLALLGTLTFWQPSYSLVLLWILALPLATLTGWFAMTRLTERSGYRNLGAIAWTLAPTFLIALAEGRPAAVIAHILLPVLFSAGVVAARSWGAAAAASLLLALVSACAPSLIPALLVLWLVVVVLARARFGRVLFVPVPLIALFGPLVWQQGVESGRWIALLADPGKPIISPDVSVVDLLLGIPQTGLAGWRDAAAELGVNAMAVSIAVPVLVGIVALVGLSGLFLPGALRGLALWCIAALGFVTAVVASHVAVTFVGAQTTSIWPGPALSLLWLGMTGAAVSACDSLRVHGRLPAIVAGVAVATVAVPALIMVPLGDGSVSSSDGRTLPAYVTAAADDDPGLGTLRITPESDGAIVATVIRGEGEFLDRQSTLVNTGSLAADANGDLAVLTGNIVSVSGHAFTPDLQKQGIEFVLLAPAPDATSEEQLAVASRAETALDANAELENVGVTDVGTLWRTTEEVDGREPGAVRSVGTALSLAALIAVTLIALLIAIPTSSSREAARMSPRTVGRRDPNEGMVVREVPDDQALLADPDAEAEPEWADVVSLPGAAPAPEGATSEKESDDHA, encoded by the coding sequence GTACGGCGGCTACTTGAGGAGCGACCGATCGATCGTCTTCTCACATCGAAGGAGCAGCTGACCTTCGGTCGCGCGCTCGCCGAGGGAGAACGCACGCTTGAGGATCCCCGGGGAGACGATGACTTCCTGTGGCTGCTCGCACAAGACAACGCTCCACTCCCGCACGCGCTCGAACAGCTGCTCGCGCGCTTCGAGACAGCGCCCTCGGCAGCGGTTGCCGGGCCGAAGCTCGTGGATTGGAATGACGCCTCCCGGCTCAGGGGCATCGGTGAAACGATGACGACCCGCGGCAAGACCGTGACCTACGTCGACGATCAGCTCGACCAAGGGCAATACGACACCATGAGCGATGTGCTCGCTGTCGCGTCTCCCGGCATGCTCGTGCGGCACACCGTGTGGCGCGAGGTCGACGGCTTCGACCCGGCACTCGGTCCGATTGACGATGGTCTCGATTTCTGCGTCCGCGCTCGGCTCACGGGGCGACGCGTCGTTCTGGCGCCTCGAGCCGTCGTCGCGGTCTCGGGAGATGGCATCGCCGGTGCGCCACGCTCTCGCCGATGGAGCGTCAAACAGAGGCGCGCTCGCCTCTCCCGTACGGCAGAACTTCATCGGCGGCTCGTCTACGCCCCTCGCGTCTCGCTGTTCTGGCATTGGGTTCTTCTCATCCCTCTTGCCGTTGCGCGCTCGATCGCGCTGCTCATCCGCAAGCAGCCGGAACTCATCGCAGCGGAATTTCGAGCGGCGGCGTGGGTAGTGTTCGGCGGCACCCACGTGGCGGCGGCCCGCAAACGACTCGCCGCAGCTAAAACGGTCGGCTGGTCGACACTCAACGATCTCAAGATGTCAAGCCGCGAAGTCGCCCGCCGCAAGCGCCTGGAACGTGAAGACGGCGTGCCTCTCGGGGCCGTCGAGCGGAGTGACCTGCGCTTCTTCACGGGCGGTGGCGGATGGATCGTGCTCGCGTCACTCGTCACGGGAGCGATCTTGTTCATTCGCTTCGTTCCCGCGACGACGCTTGCCGGAGGGGCGCTCCTTCCGCTCAGCGGCGACGTCTGGAGCCTCTGGCAGAACGTCGGCTACGGCTGGCGCAGCGTCGGCGACGGCTTTGTCGGAGCGGCAGATCCATTCGCTGTCGTTCTGGCTCTTCTGGGCACCCTCACGTTCTGGCAGCCGTCGTATTCGCTCGTCCTGCTCTGGATTCTCGCGCTTCCTCTTGCAACGCTCACGGGCTGGTTCGCCATGACGCGGCTCACGGAGCGCAGCGGCTACCGCAACCTGGGCGCCATCGCCTGGACGCTCGCGCCGACCTTCCTGATCGCCCTGGCCGAGGGACGTCCGGCCGCCGTCATCGCGCACATTCTGCTGCCTGTGCTCTTCTCGGCGGGAGTCGTCGCCGCGCGCTCGTGGGGCGCTGCCGCTGCAGCATCCCTTCTGCTCGCTCTTGTCTCGGCGTGCGCGCCGTCGCTGATTCCCGCTCTGCTTGTGCTGTGGCTCGTTGTCGTCGTTCTTGCGCGTGCCCGTTTCGGGCGCGTACTCTTCGTTCCAGTCCCGCTCATCGCCCTCTTCGGGCCTCTCGTGTGGCAGCAAGGGGTTGAATCCGGGCGGTGGATCGCGCTCCTTGCCGATCCGGGCAAGCCGATCATCTCACCAGACGTGTCTGTCGTCGACCTGCTTCTCGGCATTCCGCAGACAGGTCTCGCCGGGTGGCGGGATGCCGCAGCAGAACTGGGCGTGAATGCGATGGCCGTAAGCATCGCCGTTCCCGTGCTCGTGGGAATCGTCGCTCTGGTCGGGCTGAGCGGCCTGTTCCTGCCCGGTGCACTGCGGGGCCTCGCCCTCTGGTGCATCGCGGCGCTCGGTTTCGTCACGGCCGTCGTGGCCTCACACGTCGCCGTGACGTTCGTCGGCGCGCAGACCACGAGCATCTGGCCTGGGCCGGCACTGAGCCTGTTGTGGCTCGGCATGACGGGAGCTGCGGTTTCTGCATGCGACAGTCTGCGTGTTCACGGTCGGCTTCCGGCGATCGTCGCGGGAGTGGCCGTCGCAACGGTTGCCGTACCCGCGCTCATCATGGTTCCGCTGGGAGACGGCTCCGTGTCGTCGAGCGATGGACGCACCCTGCCCGCCTATGTCACAGCGGCTGCCGACGACGATCCGGGACTCGGCACCCTTCGCATCACTCCCGAATCAGACGGGGCGATCGTCGCGACGGTGATTCGGGGCGAGGGCGAGTTTCTCGACAGGCAATCGACACTCGTGAACACAGGCTCGCTCGCCGCTGACGCGAACGGCGACCTGGCCGTGCTCACGGGCAACATCGTCTCGGTGAGCGGACATGCATTCACACCCGATCTGCAGAAGCAGGGGATCGAATTCGTGCTGCTCGCACCGGCGCCCGACGCGACGAGCGAGGAACAGCTCGCCGTCGCGTCGCGTGCAGAAACTGCTCTTGACGCGAACGCCGAGCTGGAGAACGTTGGCGTGACAGACGTCGGAACCCTTTGGCGCACGACGGAGGAGGTTGACGGACGCGAGCCAGGTGCTGTGCGCTCAGTCGGAACGGCTCTCTCGCTTGCCGCACTCATCGCCGTGACGCTTATCGCGCTGCTCATTGCGATTCCGACGAGCAGCTCGAGAGAGGCGGCCCGTATGAGCCCGCGCACGGTCGGCCGACGGGACCCGAACGAGGGAATGGTCGTGCGCGAGGTACCGGATGATCAGGCGCTGCTCGCCGATCCGGATGCCGAAGCAGAACCGGAGTGGGCGGACGTCGTGTCGCTGCCCGGTGCCGCGCCAGCGCCCGAAGGCGCCACATCAGAGAAGGAGAGCGACGATCATGCGTAA
- a CDS encoding DUF3499 family protein: MDERICSRVGCSREAVSTLTYDYADQMAVLGPLGLSREPHSYDLCALHAERLSTPQGWQIIKHASQTEA; encoded by the coding sequence ATGGATGAGAGAATCTGTTCACGAGTCGGATGCAGCCGCGAGGCCGTCTCGACGCTCACATACGACTACGCGGACCAGATGGCCGTGCTCGGCCCACTCGGTCTGTCACGGGAGCCGCACAGCTACGATCTGTGTGCGCTGCACGCGGAGCGGCTCTCCACTCCGCAAGGGTGGCAGATCATCAAACATGCGAGTCAGACGGAGGCATAG